A genomic region of Raphanus sativus cultivar WK10039 chromosome 6, ASM80110v3, whole genome shotgun sequence contains the following coding sequences:
- the LOC108853285 gene encoding uncharacterized protein LOC108853285, which yields MVSYYPPYAYITINIVTFLLLSRWSSTTAKSMISSHLHLPMKQTTCPFPSLLISKACKGTASISSQEQECIESLTSNQHTVSASTVFELAKVSLSLAMEKAEHTMLLLGSPKKPCFKSCAENYKDSVIEGLKKAEWSMEKGDLDETDDELSLARDAADYCHMVLSVDPDDARSPVFSANKDVYNRITYAMSVADLL from the coding sequence ATGGTTTCTTATTATCCCCCTTATGCATACATAACGATCAATATTGTAACTTTTCTTCTCCTCTCGCGATGGTCATCTACAACCGCAAAATCCATGATTTCTAGCCACTTACACTTACCAATGAAACAAACGACATGCCCGTTTCCGTCCTTGTTGATATCGAAGGCTTGCAAAGGTACGGCATCTATATCATCCCAAGAACAAGAATGTATAGAATCCCTAACCTCTAATCAGCACACAGTTTCCGCATCAACCGTATTTGAGTTGGCTAAGGTTTCTTTGTCTCTGGCGATGGAGAAGGCAGAGCACACGATGCTTCTACTCGGTTCTCCAAAGAAACCATGTTTCAAGAGTTGTGCGGAAAACTATAAAGATTCTGTTATCGAGGGGCTAAAGAAGGCAGAGTGGTCGATGGAGAAAGGAGATCTGGATGAGACTGATGATGAGCTTAGCCTCGCTCGTGACGCAGCCGATTATTGTCATATGGTTTTGTCGGTTGATCCAGACGATGCAAGATCTCCGGTTTTTTCGGCCAACAAAGATGTGTATAATCGTATTACATATGCCATGAGTGTGGCGGACTTGTTGTAG
- the LOC130495754 gene encoding uncharacterized protein LOC130495754 — MCKGFGSTLTGPALQWYINLPTKSIKSFAALSDKFVEQFASSRNLEKNSDDLYEVLQHRNEPLRSYIARFNQEKVATPQCNANTTISAFKRGLLPEGDLYKELIKYKCRTMEDVLSRAWAQVRWEEDVASKAKACPKYHQKSSKRTTNDRDEPSHPKSARETSNPSRGRYQHRPLPRSEGMMVSTWPDISHLAISKPELIGVLRQMGPQVKWPPKMKAAEANRYPKRWCEFHSDHGHTTEDCIALKMEVVEFLKKGYLREFLSDKAKNLLNKEGSSLPTEAAPALPPQQDRVIHVISGGSEVSGISSATAKRRTRNARKGQEAEGPKRLLLGKSLLLTTTPLSSHLP, encoded by the coding sequence atGTGCAAGGGATTCGGATCAACCTTGACTGGCCCTGCTCTCCAGTGGTACATCAATCTTCCTACCAAGTCCATCAAGTCCTTTGCAGCCCTCAGCGACAAGTTCGTAGAGCAATTTGCTAGTAGTCGCAACCTAGAGAAGAACTCAGACGACCTCTACGaagtcctccagcataggaacgaACCCCTTCGTTCCTACATAGCACGCTTCAACCAAGAGAAGGTGGCTACCCCTCAGTGCAACGCTAATACGACTATCTCAGCCTTCAAGCGGGGCTTACTTCCGGAGGGAGATCtctacaaggagctgatcaaatacaaatgCAGGACTATGGAGGATGTGTtgtctcgtgcttgggctcaagtaaggtgggaagaagatgttgctaGTAAGGCCAAAGCCTGTCCGAAGTACCATCAGAAGTCCTCAAAGCGAACTACGAATGATCGTGATGAGCCCTCTCATCCCAAGTCCGCTAGGGAGACTAGTAACCCGAGCAGGGGCAGGTACCAACATCGACCTTTGCCTAGATCCGAGGGGATGATGGTGTCCACTTGGCCTGATATCTCTCATCTTGCAATATCAAAACCAGAACTGATCGGTGTCCTACGACAAATGGGTCCTCAAGTCAAGTGGCCTCCTAAGATGAAGGCCGCAGAGGCTAATCGATACCCCAAACGGTGGTGCGAGTTCCATAGTGATCATGGTCACACTACGGAAGATTGTATAGCCTTGAAGATGGAGGTCGTCGAGTTTCTCAAGAAAGGCTACCTAAGAGAGTTCCTCTCAGATAAGgccaagaaccttctaaatAAGGAAGGTTCCAGCCTTCCTACCGAAGCAGCTCCCGCATTGCCACCACAGCAAGAccgggtgatccatgtcatctcaggcGGATCAGAAGTAAGCGGAATCAGTAGTGCCACTGCCAAGAGAAGGACTCGCAACGCTAGGAAAggccaagaggccgagggtcctAAGCGCCTGCTCCTCGGAAAGTCCTTGCTCCTCACCACGACGCCCTTGTCATCtcacttaccatag
- the LOC130495755 gene encoding uncharacterized protein LOC130495755 encodes MCKGFGSTLTGPALQWYINLPTKSIKSFAALSDKFVEQFASSRNLEKNSDDLYEVLQHRNEPLRSYIARFNQEKVATPQCNANTTISAFKRGLLPEGDLYKELIKYKCRTMEDVLSRAWAQVRWEEDVASKAKACPKYHQKSSKRTTNDRDEPSHPKSARETSNPSRGRYQHRPLPRSEGMMVSTWPDISHLAISKPELIGVLRQMGPQVKWPPKMKAAEANRYPKRWCEFHSDHGHTTEDCIALKMEVVEFLKKGYLREFLSDKAKNLLNKEGSSLPTEAAPALPPQQDRVIHVISGRSEVSGISSATAKRRTRNARNGQEAEGPKRLLLGKSLLLTTTPLSSHLP; translated from the coding sequence atGTGCAAGGGATTCGGATCAACCTTGACTGGCCCTGCTCTCCAGTGGTACATCAATCTTCCTACCAAGTCCATCAAGTCCTTTGCAGCCCTCAGCGACAAGTTCGTAGAGCAATTTGCTAGTAGTCGCAACCTAGAGAAGAACTCAGACGACCTCTACGaagtcctccagcataggaacgaACCCCTTCGTTCCTACATAGCACGCTTCAACCAAGAGAAGGTGGCTACCCCTCAGTGCAACGCTAATACGACTATCTCAGCCTTCAAGCGGGGTTTACTTCCGGAGGGAGATCtctacaaggagctgatcaaatacaaatgCAGGACTATGGAGGATGTGTtgtctcgtgcttgggctcaagtaaggtgggaagaagatgttgctaGTAAGGCCAAAGCCTGTCCGAAGTACCATCAGAAGTCCTCAAAGCGAACTACGAATGATCGTGATGAGCCCTCTCATCCCAAGTCCGCTAGGGAGACTAGTAACCCGAGCAGGGGCAGGTACCAACATCGACCTTTGCCTAGATCCGAGGGGATGATGGTGTCCACTTGGCCTGATATCTCTCATCTTGCAATATCAAAACCAGAACTGATCGGTGTCCTACGACAAATGGGTCCTCAAGTCAAGTGGCCTCCTAAGATGAAGGCCGCAGAGGCTAATCGATACCCCAAACGGTGGTGCGAGTTCCATAGTGATCATGGTCACACTACGGAAGATTGTATAGCCTTGAAGATGGAGGTCGTCGAGTTTCTCAAGAAAGGCTACCTAAGAGAGTTCCTCTCAGATAAGgccaagaaccttctaaatAAGGAAGGTTCCAGCCTTCCTACCGAAGCAGCTCCCGCATTGCCACCACAGCAAGAccgggtgatccatgtcatctcaggcAGATCGGAAGTAAGCGGAATCAGTAGTGCCACTGCCAAGAGAAGGACTCGCAACGCTAGGAAcggccaagaggccgagggtcctAAGCGCCTGCTCCTCGGAAAGTCCTTGCTCCTCACCACGACGCCCTTGTCATCtcacttaccatag